A segment of the Pedobacter faecalis genome:
CGCTATTGCCAAAGCATATTCGTCTGCATTAAACGGAAGATGCAAAGATAAACCGGAACTGGTTGACGTAGCTATGCCTTTTGTGGTCAAACTTTCCGTATTACCGGTACGCGGCGGAGATACTCTTTTAAGATCTTTATTCGAGCCGCTGGGTTATGCTGTTAATGCAACGCAGCATCAGCTTAACCCAGCTTTTCCAGAGTGGGGCATTAGTCGATACTTTACGGTCGAACTCAGTAATCAGATCACCTTGCAGCAATTGCTGTCACATTTGTATGTACTCATTCCGGTTTGCGATAATGACAAGCATTACTGGGTATCGAAAGATGAGATCGAAAAGCTGTTAAACAAAGGGAAGGACTGGCTGGATGAGCATCCCGCAAAGGAATTGATCGTTCGCCGTTATCTTAAAAATCAGCATTCTCTGGCTAATAAAGCTTTCGAAGTGCTATTCAGTAAAGAAGCGACCGATGAAGATGTAGAAGAAGCAGTAATAGGAAACGAAAATAGCGTAGAAACGGAGATACCCAAATTGCGTATACATGACCAGCGATTGCAGGCTGCAAGGGATGAGTTTCTGTCTGCCGGTGTTAAATCTGTAGCCGACCTAGGTTGCGGCGAGGGCAGGCTGCTGAGACTCTTACTGGCTGAAAAGCAGTTTGAAATGATACTGGGCATGGATGTGAGTTACCGCTCATTAGAGATCGCCCAAGAACGTCTGAAGCTTGATCGACTGCCTGAAAAACAACGCCAAAGAATTCAACTGATACAGGGCTCATTAACTTATAGTGATAAACGGCTGGAAGGCTTCGATGGCGCAGCATTAGTAGAAGTGATCGAACACCTGGATGAATCGCGTTTAGCTGCGTTAGAACGTTCAGTTTTTGACTACGCAAAGCCGGAGATGATCGTAGTAACTACGCCTAATGCCGAATATAACGTAAAGTTTGAAAATTTTGAAGAAGGCAAAATGCGCCATACCGACCACCGTTTCGAATGGACACGAAAAGAATTTGAAGGCTGGGCAACGGATATATCGGTCCGTTATAGCTATAATGTGATTTTCAAACCTATTGGCGATGTCGACCCGGAAGTAGGTGCACTAAGCCAGATGGCAGTATTTAGTCGGGCGTCAAAAAATGCAGAAGAATTGGTATAAGCTTTAGAATCAAAAAAAATGTTAACTAGTAAAAATATACAAATACCAGAACTATCATTAGTGGTATTGATAGGGGCAACTGGCTCTGGAAAGTCATCATTTGCGCGCAAGCATTTCAAGGCTACTGAGATCGTATCTTCTGACGTTTGCCGCAGCATAGTAAGCGACGACGAAAATAATCAGGCAGCATCTGCCGATGCCTTTGCTCTTGCGAGGTACATAACCGGCATGCGTTTGAAGAACGGTTTGCTGACTGTGATCGATGCGACGAATGTACAGGAAGAAGCCCGTAAAGACTGGATAAACCTGGCGCGCGAATATCATTGCCTGCCAGTAGCGATCATACTGAATATGCCTGAGAAAGTTTGTGCACAGCGCAACGCATTACGGTCAGATCGAAACTTTGGCGCTCACGTACTTCCGCAGCATATTTCACAGTTGAAACGTAGTTTTAAAAAACTGAAGTATGAAGGCTTCCGCCAGATCATCGAGTTGCGTTCGCCTGAGGAAGTTGAGGCCATAACCGGCATTACCCGCGATCCGCTTTACAATAACAAAAAGCAAGAGAATGGACCATTCGACATCATTGGCGACGTGCACGGCTGTTTTGATGAGCTGATAGAATTATTAGCAAAACTTGGCTATACGAATAATACCGGCACATGGGCACACCCTGATGGCAGAAAAGCTGTTTTCGTTGGCGATCTGGTTGACCGCGGGCCTAAAACGCCTGATGTTCTTAAACTGGTGATGTCAATGACCGCATCGGGCAATGCTTATTGTGTACCGGGAAACCACGACGTTAAATTAATGCGTTGGTTGAATGGCAAAAACGTCCAAGCCAAGCACGGATTACAGGAATCAATAGATCAATTGAATTTGGAAACACCTGAATTCAGGGAAGCAGTAAGGAAGTTTATAGATGGTCTTATCAGTCATTATGTTTTTGACGATGGTAAGCTGGTCGTATCCCATGCCGGTTTAAAGCAGAGCATGCAGGGACGCGGCTCCGGTGCTGTTCGTGAGTTTTGTCTGTATGGGGAAACCACTGGTGAGATCGATGAATTCGGGTTGCCGGTTCGTTTGAACTGGGCTGCCGAGTATAAAGGCAAAGCTATGGTCGTTTATGGCCATACGCCTGTACCGCAGGCACAATGGCTAAACAATACCATTGATATTGATACCGGCTGTGTATTTGGGGGCTCGCTAACAGCTTTGCGTTATCCGGAACGAGAACTGGTTTCAGTTAAAGCTGCAAAAGTATATTGTGAGCCGGTAAGGCCTTTGAATCATGGCCATCAGACAACTGGGAATCTAACCATTCAACAGGAAAGTGATCATGTGCTCGATATTGCTGACTTTACCGGGAAACAGATCGTGGAAACGCGCTTAGGCAATAACATTACCATTCGGGAAGAAAACGCTATTGCTGCATTAGAAGTGATGAGTCGTTTTGCGGTAAACCCTAAGTGGTTGATATATCTGCCACCGACCATGAGCCCGTCGAAAACAAGTATCCTAGACGATTACCTGGAATTCCCAACCGAAGCATTTGAATATTACAAAGCTGCCGGTATCAATCGTGTGGTATGCCAGGAAAAGCATATGGGATCGAGAGCAGTAGTCATCGTCGGTAAAGACGAGGGCGCCATCAGTAAGGCATTTGGCATCACCAGCGAAGGAATCGGAACGATTTATACCCGTACCGGTCGGGCTTTTTTTAATGATAAGGAAACCGAGCAGGCTTTATTGCACAGATTAAATACCGCACTGGATAATTCAGGCTTTTATGAAAAGTTCAACACCGATTGGGTTTGCCTGGATGCCGAACTAATGCCCTGGAGCGCTAAAGCGCAAGCATTGCTGCAAACACAGTATGCCTCGGTTGGGAGTGCGGCCACCCATGCTTTAAATGATGTAAACGCAGCGTTGGAACAACTAACACAAAGAGACGCCAATGGAGCGGCTTTGTTAACTGAATACAGTGAAAGGGCACAGGAAGCAAAACAGTTTATAGCTGCTTACCAGCAATACTGTTGGCCGGTAAATGGCCTTGATGATTATAAGCTGGCACCGTTCCATATCCTTGCATCTGAAGGAAAGCTTTGGACGAGTGAAACTCACGAATGGCACATGGAGCAGATAAAAAATATCTGCTCGGCTGATCCGGCCATACTGTTGGCAACCCCATACAAGGTAGTCGACCTGGATAACGAAACCAGCATCGGAGATGCAACCTCCTGGTGGTTGGAATTAACCGGTAAAGGCGGCGAGGGCATGGTGGTAAAGCCTCACAATTTCATCGAAAAAGATGGAAAAGGATTAATTCAACCGGCTATAAAGATTAGGGGGCGAGAATATCTGCGCATTATCTATGGCCCGGAGTATACGGCTCCCGATAACATGGTGCGCCTGAAACAACGTGGATTGAATGCCAAACGCAGCATGGCCATGCGCGAGTTTGCCCTTGGTATAGAGGGTTTACAACGCTTTACCGATAAGGAGCCGTTGAGGCGCGTACATCAGTGTGTATTTGGTGTACTGGCTATGGAAAGTGAGCCGGTTGACCCACGATTATAAATGAAAACGAACATGAAAGAAATTATCCTGCAAAAACTGCTAGAACTGGAGCAGAATGAAAATATAAAAATACTGTACGCCTGCGAGTCGGGCAGCCGGGCCTGGGGCTTTGCTTCGCCGGATAGCGACTTTGACGTTCGTTTCATTTATACCCGAAATATTGACTATTACCTCAGTATAGCCGATTCAACAGATGTGCTTGGCTTGCCTGTTAACGAAGTGCTGGACATTGGCGGCTGGGATATCAAAAAGGCGCTTAAGCTGTTCCTAAAATCGAATGCTCCCTTGTATGAGTGGCTGCAGTCGCCGATCATCTATCGCCAGGATATGGCTTTTGTTATGGAACTTAGTAGCCTGATGCCGGTATATTTTTCACCACGGTCTGCCGCTAACCATTATTTATCAATGGCAACCAATACGCTCCGCGATGATCTGCAAGCAGAACAGGTGAAGCTAAAGCGCTATTTTTATGCGTTACGCCCGGCCTTGGCTTGCCTGTGGATCATAGAAAAGCAAGGCGTACCGCCGATGGAATTTAAGCCGCTTCGCGCGCTAATAACTGATGAAGTGATACAAGCGCATATCAGCAGATTGTCGGACAGGAAAAAGGATGCCAATGAGAAAGCTTTTATAGAGCGTGTTATAGAGCTAAATGATTGGCTGACCCAGACAGTCGAATATTGCAGAGGAAAGTTGCCGTTATTACCGTCAGTTAGAAAAGATACTTTAGAACTGGATGGTGTTTTTAGAAAATACCTGCTGCCATGACATTTGAAGAACTAAAAAAACATAAAGAACTGGTTCTGCTGGACTGTATAAGCGGCAGCACTGCTTACAATCTTAATGTTAAAGGATCAGACGTGGATAAGAAAGGTGTTTTCATCATGCCCCAGAATCAGTTGTACGGATTTGAGCGCCAGGAACAAATAGCTAACGATACAAATGATGAGGTATATTTTGAGATCGGCCGTTTTTTAGAGTTACTAACCAAGAACAATCCTAATATCCTCGAATTGCTGGCCACGCCCAATGAGTTTGTGCTGTGCCGCCACCCGGTAATCGATTTGATCAAACCGACAGATTTCCTATCAAAGCTTTGTTTGGACACCTTTGCGGGGTATGCACAAACACAAATAAAAAAAGCACGCGGCCTAAACAAGAAGATCAATAAACCACTCGATGCCGAAAGAAAATCGGTACTGGATTTCTGTTATGTGATTTACAATAATGGCAGCATTTCTCTTACAGAATGGCTGAAGGAAAGCAACTATAATCAAAATGAATGCGGATTGACAACCGTAGATCATTTTCGAAGCACTTATCTCCTTTATCATAAAAAACAATTAAAAAACGATGCGTATTTCAGAGGAATTGTTTCAGGTCCGGATGCAGATGATGTACAGCTAAGTCCGGTACCTAAAGGCTTGGAACCGTTGGCTGTTATGAACTTTAATAAAGACGGCTATTCGGTTTATTGCAAAGAATATCGCGAGTATCGCGAATGGGAGGAAAAGCGCAATCAGTTGCGCTATCAAAGCACCTTATCGCACGGCAAGAGTTACGATGCTAAGAACATGATGCACACCTTCCGGTTACTTACAATGGCGGAAGAAATAGCGCTTCATAAGGAAGTGATAGTTTACCGGAATGATCGCGATCATTTATTAAAAATCCGGAAGGGCGAGTTTCAATTTGAGGAATTGATGGAGATGGTGGAAGAAAAAATGGAGAATATTAAAGTTCTTTATGATAAATCTCAATTGCCCGACCGACCAGATGTGAAATTTGCAGAAAACATCTTGATACAAATACGGATGCAGATTTATAGGTAGTCTTTTAAATTATTTACCTTTTAGAACGAAACTATCTTTACTACTAGAGAGAGTTTTATAAGGAATGGATAATTCTCTACTAGAAATAAACGGGTCGAAATAAAATGCATGCAAAGAAATCGGAATATTCTTCCATGCCAATAGTGTATAACCGGTAGTTAACTTTAATGGTTTTGTTTATGCCCAAAATAGGTAGTCGTTTTGAGCTATTTGGCAGACTGATTCAACTCAAAAATCCCTGGATTCATATTTAGTCCCCTTTTTATATATTTCCATGTATCCACACCCCGCCGAAACACGCGAAATAGTCTATACGTTTGTAGGAGACGATCAATAACACCGAAATTATTATCAAGGCTTCCTACAGCAACCAAACCGATCGGGAAACTCGTTGACTGAGTAAAACAGGCGAGTCTGCCTGCCTTCGATGAAACTTGTCAGGTACTGGGCGAAATCATAAAGTAAACCAATAAAAAGATAACCCCCTGTCGCGTAGTCGGCCGGGGGTTATTCACAATAAGCCATAAGGGCTGGTCCTCATCTGGTATAATAACATAGTTTCTACATATTAACTTGATAATAAGTCGATAATTAAAAGAACTTTAAAATATCCTTGACATATCCTTGGCATATCAAATAGATATATCAACGATACACCAAGGATATATCAACGATATACCAAGGATATACCAACCCTCTATTTATTATGTAATTATTACCTATAAATTATCTATTTAATAGCATCTTGGTGTACACCGTTTAAGATGAATTTTTCTCTAAATCATAATTGCTGTTGCAGCGGGTACAGTTTGGTAGACTAAGGAATAAACTTAGTGATCGAAATGATGTTAATTCTGTACTATATCCGGTCCAGGATTAGCGCTAAGTGCGGATGCTAATCACCGACTCCCTCATCAACTCCTCTGCATCTCTGACCATTTGCGCTGAACCTATAAAAATGGCCGACCGCTGGTGCAATTCTGTAGGTTCAATTTCCAAAATCCGGTTAAAGCCATCACTGGCCACTCCCCCTGCCTGTTCGACAATAAAAGCCATTGGGTTACATTCATAAAGCAACCTGAGTTTGCCTTTTGGCGAAGCCGCTGTAGTGGGATAAATATAGATTCCACCTTTAATGAGGTTTCGGTGAACATCAGCGACCATGGAGCCTATATAGCGTGATGTGTATGGCCTGTTGGTTTGTTTATCTTCCGTTTGGGCGTACTTCAGGTACTTTTTTACACCCTCCGGAAAGTGAACGTAATTGCCTTCGTTTAAGGAATAGATATTTCCGGACTCCGGGGTTTTCATATTGGGGTGCGACAGGCAGAATTCGCCGATGGAGGGATCTAAGGTGAATCCGTTGACGCCTTTGCCCGTGGTGTATACCAGCATAGTTGATGAGCCATAAATCACATAACCGGCGGCTACCTGCTCGGTTCCTTTTTGCAGTACGTCTTCTATGGTAGCTGCTCCGCCATAGGATTTCCTTCTGTATATGGAAAATATGGTGCCCACAGCCACGTTACAATCGATATTCGAGGAGCCGTCGAGCGGATCGATACATACGATATACTTCGCGTTTTTCGATACTGGCGAGTCTATAGGAACAAGATCATCCTCTTCTTCGGTGGCTACTACGCAGCACTCGCCGCCGCTGGTTAGTGCGCTGATGAACTGTGTGTTGGCAAACACGTCGAGTTTTTGCTGGCCCTCCCCTTGTATATTCATGGTGCCAGCGGAGCCCAGAATATCTGCCAGGCCAGCTTTATTGACCTCCCGGTTCACGATTTTTGCGGCAATGCCGATATCCCTGAGTAGTCTTGATAATTCGCCTTTTGCGTATGGAAAATCTGCCTGTTTTTCGATGATAAACTGACCCAGTGTTTTGATGCCCGACATATACTTAGTGTACTTAATACGTTATCTTTTGCCTATTTCTATGGCGGCTAAGTTATGTATTTTTCCATCTGTGATACAGAATTTGATCAGTGTTTTTACTTTATGCCATCCAGAATTTCCGGCAGCACCTGGGTTTATATGCAAGCAATCTATTTTTTTGTCGTAGATAACTTTTAAAATGTGTGAGTGACCAGATATGAATAATCCCGGAGGCTTAGTGTATATTATACGCTTTACTTCGGGTGCATATTTATCCGGATACCCACCGATATGTGTCATCCATACATCGAGCCCTTCTATCTGAAAGCGAAGATGCTCGGGGTACACAGCCCTGATGTCTTTGCCGTCTATGTTTCCGTATACTCCGCGCAGTGGTTTGAAGTTGGCAAGTGGCCCGGCTACCTCTGCCCCGAAATCTCCGGCGTGCCATATTTCATCGCAGTCGGCAAAGTGTTTATAAACGGCATCATCTAAATGATCGTGTGTATCGGAAAGCAGGCCTATGGTTACCATACTGCAAATCTATGGTTTTGGCTGGCATACGCTTAACTTAAAATGCCAGGAAGAAATCTTTGAGCAGGCGGCGATACGCTTCGGTGTGAACACCTTCCCTTTCATAGATATAGAAATGTTCGGTCTTTACTTCTTCCTGCGTATGTCCTAAAACAATAATTTGTCGGATAACGGGCTTGTTCTCATCAGAACTGATGTCGATACGCCTTTGAAGATGCAAGCCGTAAACTGGTGCCTGGTCTTTAATAAAACGCGCCTGCTTTACGGGCAAAATGAGCCACATGCTGCCGCCTGGGGCAAGTAACGCAGAGGCTTTCTGAAGGAGCGCAATGAAGAAACTATGATCCGTATGCCGGGCCACGCGTTTACGCGCTTCGAGGTTCTTAAGATCATCAACAAAATAAGGCGGGTTAGATACGATCAGATCGTAACGTGTTTCGGTTTCATAGCTGGCGATATCGGCATGATGAGCTTTTAGTCGG
Coding sequences within it:
- a CDS encoding 3' terminal RNA ribose 2'-O-methyltransferase Hen1, which encodes MLLTITTTHTPAADLSYLLHKHPAKIQSVDLSAGKAHIFYPEVSAEKCTAALLLDIDPVGLVRSAGPQGNDFALEQYVNDRPYVCSSFMSAAIAKAYSSALNGRCKDKPELVDVAMPFVVKLSVLPVRGGDTLLRSLFEPLGYAVNATQHQLNPAFPEWGISRYFTVELSNQITLQQLLSHLYVLIPVCDNDKHYWVSKDEIEKLLNKGKDWLDEHPAKELIVRRYLKNQHSLANKAFEVLFSKEATDEDVEEAVIGNENSVETEIPKLRIHDQRLQAARDEFLSAGVKSVADLGCGEGRLLRLLLAEKQFEMILGMDVSYRSLEIAQERLKLDRLPEKQRQRIQLIQGSLTYSDKRLEGFDGAALVEVIEHLDESRLAALERSVFDYAKPEMIVVTTPNAEYNVKFENFEEGKMRHTDHRFEWTRKEFEGWATDISVRYSYNVIFKPIGDVDPEVGALSQMAVFSRASKNAEELV
- a CDS encoding polynucleotide kinase-phosphatase; this translates as MLTSKNIQIPELSLVVLIGATGSGKSSFARKHFKATEIVSSDVCRSIVSDDENNQAASADAFALARYITGMRLKNGLLTVIDATNVQEEARKDWINLAREYHCLPVAIILNMPEKVCAQRNALRSDRNFGAHVLPQHISQLKRSFKKLKYEGFRQIIELRSPEEVEAITGITRDPLYNNKKQENGPFDIIGDVHGCFDELIELLAKLGYTNNTGTWAHPDGRKAVFVGDLVDRGPKTPDVLKLVMSMTASGNAYCVPGNHDVKLMRWLNGKNVQAKHGLQESIDQLNLETPEFREAVRKFIDGLISHYVFDDGKLVVSHAGLKQSMQGRGSGAVREFCLYGETTGEIDEFGLPVRLNWAAEYKGKAMVVYGHTPVPQAQWLNNTIDIDTGCVFGGSLTALRYPERELVSVKAAKVYCEPVRPLNHGHQTTGNLTIQQESDHVLDIADFTGKQIVETRLGNNITIREENAIAALEVMSRFAVNPKWLIYLPPTMSPSKTSILDDYLEFPTEAFEYYKAAGINRVVCQEKHMGSRAVVIVGKDEGAISKAFGITSEGIGTIYTRTGRAFFNDKETEQALLHRLNTALDNSGFYEKFNTDWVCLDAELMPWSAKAQALLQTQYASVGSAATHALNDVNAALEQLTQRDANGAALLTEYSERAQEAKQFIAAYQQYCWPVNGLDDYKLAPFHILASEGKLWTSETHEWHMEQIKNICSADPAILLATPYKVVDLDNETSIGDATSWWLELTGKGGEGMVVKPHNFIEKDGKGLIQPAIKIRGREYLRIIYGPEYTAPDNMVRLKQRGLNAKRSMAMREFALGIEGLQRFTDKEPLRRVHQCVFGVLAMESEPVDPRL
- a CDS encoding nucleotidyltransferase domain-containing protein; this translates as MKEIILQKLLELEQNENIKILYACESGSRAWGFASPDSDFDVRFIYTRNIDYYLSIADSTDVLGLPVNEVLDIGGWDIKKALKLFLKSNAPLYEWLQSPIIYRQDMAFVMELSSLMPVYFSPRSAANHYLSMATNTLRDDLQAEQVKLKRYFYALRPALACLWIIEKQGVPPMEFKPLRALITDEVIQAHISRLSDRKKDANEKAFIERVIELNDWLTQTVEYCRGKLPLLPSVRKDTLELDGVFRKYLLP
- a CDS encoding DNA polymerase beta superfamily protein, with translation MTFEELKKHKELVLLDCISGSTAYNLNVKGSDVDKKGVFIMPQNQLYGFERQEQIANDTNDEVYFEIGRFLELLTKNNPNILELLATPNEFVLCRHPVIDLIKPTDFLSKLCLDTFAGYAQTQIKKARGLNKKINKPLDAERKSVLDFCYVIYNNGSISLTEWLKESNYNQNECGLTTVDHFRSTYLLYHKKQLKNDAYFRGIVSGPDADDVQLSPVPKGLEPLAVMNFNKDGYSVYCKEYREYREWEEKRNQLRYQSTLSHGKSYDAKNMMHTFRLLTMAEEIALHKEVIVYRNDRDHLLKIRKGEFQFEELMEMVEEKMENIKVLYDKSQLPDRPDVKFAENILIQIRMQIYR
- the fbp gene encoding class 1 fructose-bisphosphatase, with product MSGIKTLGQFIIEKQADFPYAKGELSRLLRDIGIAAKIVNREVNKAGLADILGSAGTMNIQGEGQQKLDVFANTQFISALTSGGECCVVATEEEDDLVPIDSPVSKNAKYIVCIDPLDGSSNIDCNVAVGTIFSIYRRKSYGGAATIEDVLQKGTEQVAAGYVIYGSSTMLVYTTGKGVNGFTLDPSIGEFCLSHPNMKTPESGNIYSLNEGNYVHFPEGVKKYLKYAQTEDKQTNRPYTSRYIGSMVADVHRNLIKGGIYIYPTTAASPKGKLRLLYECNPMAFIVEQAGGVASDGFNRILEIEPTELHQRSAIFIGSAQMVRDAEELMRESVISIRT
- a CDS encoding metallophosphoesterase family protein; its protein translation is MVTIGLLSDTHDHLDDAVYKHFADCDEIWHAGDFGAEVAGPLANFKPLRGVYGNIDGKDIRAVYPEHLRFQIEGLDVWMTHIGGYPDKYAPEVKRIIYTKPPGLFISGHSHILKVIYDKKIDCLHINPGAAGNSGWHKVKTLIKFCITDGKIHNLAAIEIGKR
- a CDS encoding tRNA1(Val) (adenine(37)-N6)-methyltransferase, with amino-acid sequence MKGVFRFKQFAVDQSGCAMKINTDGVLLGATAMQENAGTILDIGTGTGVIAMMLAQRFPYASVDAVEIDAQAAQTAGLNFASSPFSARLKAHHADIASYETETRYDLIVSNPPYFVDDLKNLEARKRVARHTDHSFFIALLQKASALLAPGGSMWLILPVKQARFIKDQAPVYGLHLQRRIDISSDENKPVIRQIIVLGHTQEEVKTEHFYIYEREGVHTEAYRRLLKDFFLAF